In Pyramidobacter piscolens W5455, the following proteins share a genomic window:
- a CDS encoding LysR family transcriptional regulator, with protein MEPVEFREIAMILAVGEELSFTRAAEKNYISQPALSKIVRKVEKNLGAAIFDRGSSPLRITPEGQRFIEYFRRLEQVRNELEKYCESLRRQKKADLVIGAPSFFCTYVLPPLVASFQMEHPGFSAKLIETNDAELRELLRAGVLDLGLTVEENMPADLQSFVLKNESIVLAVPRANPINARLRDLALDESDLRDGLVNEDAPCVSIGAFAGERFLLLKPGNDIRARGLKICHDAGFEPQIVMELDQLLTAYRLAEAGLGVAFIRASIPCCAGFSPDLCLYRLDHPDTQRRIRVIFNDRALASERQKSFVTHLKSCPEAR; from the coding sequence ATGGAGCCGGTCGAGTTTCGGGAAATCGCCATGATCCTCGCCGTCGGCGAGGAGTTGAGCTTCACGCGCGCCGCGGAGAAAAACTATATCTCCCAGCCGGCGCTCAGCAAGATCGTGCGCAAGGTGGAAAAAAATCTCGGCGCCGCCATCTTCGACCGCGGCTCTTCGCCGCTCCGCATCACGCCCGAAGGACAGCGCTTCATCGAGTACTTCCGCCGCCTCGAACAGGTGCGGAACGAGCTCGAGAAATACTGCGAAAGCCTGCGCCGTCAAAAGAAGGCTGATCTCGTCATCGGCGCGCCGTCGTTCTTCTGCACCTATGTGCTGCCGCCGCTCGTGGCGTCGTTTCAGATGGAACATCCCGGTTTCTCCGCCAAGCTCATCGAGACCAACGACGCCGAGTTGCGCGAGCTGCTTCGCGCCGGCGTGCTCGACCTCGGCCTGACAGTCGAAGAAAACATGCCCGCCGATCTGCAATCCTTTGTCCTGAAAAACGAGTCCATCGTCCTTGCGGTGCCGCGCGCCAATCCGATCAACGCCCGGCTGCGGGATCTCGCCCTCGACGAGAGCGACCTCCGCGACGGTCTGGTCAACGAGGACGCTCCCTGCGTGTCGATCGGGGCCTTCGCCGGCGAGCGCTTTCTGCTCCTCAAGCCGGGCAACGACATCCGCGCCCGCGGGCTGAAAATCTGTCACGATGCCGGCTTCGAGCCGCAGATCGTGATGGAGCTGGACCAGCTGCTCACGGCTTACCGTCTGGCCGAGGCGGGGCTTGGCGTGGCGTTCATCCGCGCCTCCATCCCCTGCTGCGCCGGTTTTTCGCCGGATCTCTGCCTGTACCGCCTCGACCATCCCGACACGCAGCGACGGATCCGGGTGATCTTCAACGACCGGGCCCTCGCCAGCGAACGGCAGAAGAGTTTTGTCACCCATCTCAAAAGCTGCCCGGAAGCCCGGTGA